One genomic window of Brachionichthys hirsutus isolate HB-005 chromosome 22, CSIRO-AGI_Bhir_v1, whole genome shotgun sequence includes the following:
- the ifng1r gene encoding interferon gamma related has protein sequence MIAMATAVVCLCLALSQAGGSHIPVEMNRTIHSLLRYYKSVTKLPDRSRFTGKLLFSREPPSRQTEAKLVYMGGILETYDKLIGQMLKQLPTSGPQTAGASRAPPADANGAGAHGDVRTELRYVLKKIQELKKHRYEEQEKLLNGLQALRHIQTDNVAVQNKALWELPWLYEEASSLSNNTREDRRRRRRRRRQAQRVKTHLSGGNANVKRKGF, from the exons ATGATTGCCATGGCGACGGCGGTGGTCTGCCTGTGTTTGGCCTTGAGTCAGGCGGGAGGCTCCCACATCCCCGTGGAGATGAACAGAACCATCCACAGCCTCCTGCGCTACTACAAGAGCGTCACC AAGCTTCCGGACCGATCCAGATTCACCGGGAAGCTGCTCTTTTCCAGAGAACCGCCTTCGAGACAAACGGAG GCCAAGCTGGTGTACATGGGGGGCATTTTGGAGACATACGACAAGCTCATTGGACAGATGCTGAAGCAGCTGCCCACCTCCGGCCCCCAGACCGCAGGGGCCAGCAGGGCCCCCCCCGCCGACGCTAATGGAGCTGGAGCACACGGAGACGTGAGGACAGAGCTGAGATACGTCCTGAAGAAGATCCAGGAACTCAAGAAGCATCGAtacgaggagcaggagaagcttCTGAACGGGCTGCAGGCGCTGCGTCACATCCAG aCGGACAACGTTGCCGTCCAGAACAAGGCATTGTGGGAGCTGCCGTGGCTCTACGAGGAGGCGAGCTCCTTGTCCAACAACAccagggaggacagacggaggcggcggcggcggcgacggcaAGCACAGAGGGTCAAAACTCACCTGAGCGGCGGAAACGCAAACGTCAAGAGGAAAGGATTCTGA